A region of Massilia sp. WG5 DNA encodes the following proteins:
- a CDS encoding outer membrane protein assembly factor BamE has product MRVMNAVFHRSHARAALVAGLAVTTMAVSGCASWRNQTKPAAPVSTAPAAVAADADKSAAIANSGAQTTTVTKLHKFLWFFSPYRPDIQQGNFVSEEMLSQLKLGQTRDQVKFILGTPLLTDVFHADRWDYPFYLARGNGELTTSRVTVYFKDNLLAKIDGGNLPTEREYISRLIGISKYETKTEQESLDELKRKREEAAKRGGE; this is encoded by the coding sequence ATGCGCGTCATGAATGCCGTTTTCCATCGTTCCCACGCCCGGGCCGCGCTCGTGGCCGGTCTCGCCGTCACGACCATGGCGGTCTCCGGTTGCGCATCCTGGCGTAACCAGACCAAGCCGGCAGCACCGGTGAGCACCGCGCCGGCCGCGGTCGCCGCCGATGCCGACAAGTCCGCGGCGATCGCGAATTCGGGCGCGCAGACGACCACCGTCACCAAGCTGCATAAATTCCTGTGGTTCTTCTCGCCCTATCGTCCGGACATTCAGCAGGGTAATTTCGTATCCGAGGAAATGCTGAGCCAGCTGAAGCTCGGCCAGACCCGCGACCAGGTCAAGTTCATCCTCGGCACCCCGCTGCTGACCGACGTCTTCCACGCCGACCGCTGGGACTACCCGTTCTACCTCGCGCGCGGCAACGGCGAGCTGACCACCAGCCGCGTCACCGTCTACTTCAAGGACAACCTGCTGGCCAAGATCGACGGCGGCAACCTGCCGACCGAACGCGAATACATCTCGCGCCTGATCGGCATCTCGAAGTACGAGACCAAGACCGAGCAGGAATCGCTCGACGAACTGAAGCGCAAGCGCGAAGAAGCGGCCAAGCGCGGCGGGGAGTAA
- the fur gene encoding ferric iron uptake transcriptional regulator produces the protein MSNNPTDLKASGLKATLPRLKILEIFQNSTVRHLTAEDVYKTLLNESMDVGLATVYRVLTQFEQAGLLNRNHFETGKAIYELNAGSHHDHLVCLDCGHVEEFYDEEIESRQQKIALERGFKIAEHALAIYGNCQKTDCPHRH, from the coding sequence ATGAGCAACAACCCAACCGACCTGAAGGCCAGCGGCCTCAAAGCGACACTGCCGCGGCTGAAAATCCTGGAGATCTTCCAGAACAGTACGGTGCGGCATTTGACGGCGGAAGATGTCTATAAAACCCTGCTGAACGAGAGCATGGACGTGGGCCTGGCGACGGTGTACCGCGTGCTGACCCAGTTCGAGCAGGCCGGCCTCCTGAATCGCAATCACTTTGAAACCGGCAAGGCCATCTACGAGCTGAACGCCGGCTCGCACCACGACCACCTGGTCTGCCTGGACTGCGGCCACGTCGAAGAGTTCTACGACGAAGAAATCGAAAGCCGCCAGCAGAAGATCGCCCTGGAACGCGGCTTCAAGATCGCCGAGCACGCCCTGGCCATCTACGGCAACTGCCAGAAGACCGACTGCCCCCACCGCCACTGA
- the hrcA gene encoding heat-inducible transcriptional repressor HrcA gives MQLDNRAQTLLKALVERYIADGQPVGSRALSKISGLDLSPATIRNIMADLEEMGYVASPHTSAGRIPTPRGYRIFVDTLLTVRQIDENAVEAGMRLPAHQPQKVIANAAQMLSSLSQFAGVVQSPRRESAFQQIEFLRLSEKRILLVIVDPRGDVQNRLLLTDVDYSPSQLTQSANYLNQNFAGLSFDQVRARLTGELRQLSDNMARLMQSAVDAGSEALQETDDMVIAGERNLLSVSDLSSNMSSLRQMFEMFEQKTGLMQLLDVSSKAGGVQIFIGGESKLVPMDEMSVVTAPYEVNGKIVGTLGVIGPTRMAYERVIPIVDITAKLLSNALSHS, from the coding sequence ATGCAACTCGATAACCGTGCACAAACCCTGCTGAAAGCCCTCGTCGAGCGCTATATCGCCGACGGCCAGCCTGTCGGCTCGCGTGCGCTGTCGAAGATTTCCGGCCTCGACCTGTCGCCGGCCACGATCCGCAACATCATGGCCGACCTCGAAGAAATGGGCTATGTCGCCAGCCCGCACACCTCGGCCGGCCGGATCCCGACGCCGCGCGGCTATCGCATCTTCGTCGACACCCTGCTCACCGTGCGGCAGATCGACGAGAACGCCGTCGAAGCCGGCATGCGCCTGCCCGCGCACCAGCCGCAGAAGGTAATCGCCAACGCCGCGCAGATGCTGTCGTCGCTGTCGCAGTTCGCCGGCGTGGTGCAGAGCCCGCGCCGCGAATCGGCGTTCCAGCAGATCGAATTCCTGCGCCTGTCGGAAAAGCGCATCCTGCTGGTGATCGTCGACCCGCGCGGCGATGTCCAGAACCGCCTGCTGCTGACCGACGTCGACTACAGCCCGTCCCAGCTGACCCAGTCGGCCAATTACCTGAACCAGAATTTTGCCGGCCTGTCTTTCGACCAGGTGCGGGCGCGCCTGACCGGCGAACTGCGCCAGCTGAGCGACAACATGGCGCGCCTGATGCAATCCGCAGTGGACGCCGGCAGCGAGGCGCTGCAGGAAACCGACGACATGGTCATCGCCGGCGAGCGCAACCTGCTGTCGGTGAGCGACCTCTCCTCGAATATGAGCTCGCTGCGCCAGATGTTCGAGATGTTCGAGCAGAAAACCGGCCTGATGCAGCTGCTGGACGTCTCCAGCAAGGCCGGCGGGGTGCAGATCTTCATCGGCGGCGAATCCAAGCTGGTGCCGATGGACGAGATGAGCGTGGTCACCGCGCCCTACGAGGTGAACGGCAAGATCGTCGGCACCCTGGGCGTGATCGGCCCGACCCGCATGGCCTACGAGCGTGTGATCCCGATCGTCGACATCACGGCCAAGCTGCTGTCGAACGCGCTCAGCCACTCGTAA
- a CDS encoding HAD family hydrolase, with protein sequence MTTTRREWPKAILFDLDDTLWPIAPAILQAEQNMFAWLREHAPRVAQQFTIDSLRQARLELLAQQPAFQLDLGKLRRAGLLAAFQQAGEDGAKVELAMGEFFAARNAVVPYDDVVPGLLRLKGKVLLGTITNGNADLQTIGLAHHFKASVSAPELGVAKPEPAIFLAACQTLGVAPWDAVYVGDDVLLDVQGAQDIGMRGVWMNRNGSQKDVEHGVVPDATVRNFDELLDWLKRTHD encoded by the coding sequence ATGACCACGACCCGACGCGAATGGCCCAAGGCCATCCTGTTCGACCTGGACGATACGCTGTGGCCGATTGCCCCGGCGATCCTGCAGGCCGAGCAGAACATGTTTGCCTGGCTGCGCGAGCACGCGCCGCGCGTCGCCCAGCAGTTCACCATCGACAGCCTGCGCCAGGCGCGCCTGGAACTGCTGGCGCAACAGCCGGCATTTCAGCTCGACCTGGGCAAGCTGCGCCGCGCCGGCCTGCTCGCCGCCTTCCAGCAGGCTGGCGAGGATGGCGCCAAGGTGGAGCTGGCGATGGGAGAGTTCTTTGCCGCGCGCAATGCCGTGGTGCCCTACGACGATGTGGTGCCGGGCCTGCTGCGCCTGAAGGGCAAGGTATTGCTCGGGACGATTACGAACGGCAACGCCGACCTGCAGACGATCGGCCTGGCTCACCATTTCAAGGCCTCCGTGTCGGCGCCCGAGCTGGGCGTGGCCAAGCCCGAGCCGGCGATCTTCCTGGCCGCCTGCCAGACGCTGGGCGTGGCGCCATGGGACGCGGTCTATGTCGGCGACGACGTGCTGCTCGACGTGCAGGGCGCCCAGGACATCGGCATGCGCGGCGTGTGGATGAACCGGAACGGCAGCCAGAAAGATGTCGAGCACGGCGTCGTGCCGGACGCGACCGTGCGCAATTTCGACGAGCTGCTGGATTGGCTCAAGCGCACCCACGACTGA
- a CDS encoding DUF6851 domain-containing protein: protein MRRENFLKLDSGAATGVAGTVLGWNRLALQALRRAQPSPPMAARALALLHTYMYNAWAAYDDDARQTVHGVAVRLPRAERSAASKASAMSHAAHHLLAGRLPAQQAIFDAWMRGLDLDPAAPGDALTPTGIGRAQALAMLDFCRRSGPGRQGGLLAERLAGAAAAAPQDLPPVVEPAPGRWCLPAHLLSEHDGYSDDQDVRLFFALANALADAATLTLQGSVGAAAVEVIRRFSGDSRFRAADSAGQELGRKAGAHAFERARRYWEGAL, encoded by the coding sequence ATGAGGCGGGAGAACTTTCTAAAACTGGATTCCGGTGCGGCGACCGGCGTGGCCGGCACGGTCCTCGGCTGGAACCGGCTGGCCCTGCAGGCGCTCCGCAGGGCGCAGCCCAGCCCGCCGATGGCGGCGCGTGCGCTTGCGCTGCTGCACACCTACATGTACAACGCCTGGGCGGCCTACGACGACGATGCGCGCCAGACCGTCCACGGGGTGGCGGTGCGGCTGCCCCGCGCCGAACGCAGCGCGGCCAGCAAGGCCAGCGCCATGAGCCACGCGGCCCACCACTTGCTGGCTGGCCGCTTGCCGGCGCAGCAAGCCATCTTCGATGCGTGGATGCGCGGGCTGGACCTGGACCCGGCGGCGCCGGGCGATGCCTTGACGCCGACCGGCATCGGCCGCGCCCAGGCCCTTGCCATGCTCGACTTCTGCCGCCGCAGCGGCCCCGGCCGGCAGGGCGGCCTGCTTGCCGAACGCCTGGCCGGCGCCGCGGCCGCGGCGCCGCAAGACCTGCCGCCGGTGGTCGAGCCGGCGCCCGGCCGCTGGTGCCTGCCGGCCCACCTGCTGTCCGAACACGACGGCTACAGCGACGACCAGGACGTGCGCCTGTTCTTCGCGCTCGCCAATGCGCTGGCCGATGCCGCCACGCTCACGCTGCAGGGGAGCGTCGGCGCGGCCGCAGTCGAAGTGATCAGGCGATTTTCCGGCGACAGCCGCTTCAGGGCCGCCGATTCGGCAGGCCAGGAACTGGGGAGGAAGGCCGGCGCGCACGCCTTCGAGCGCGCGCGCCGCTACTGGGAAGGCGCCTTATGA
- the rsmA gene encoding 16S rRNA (adenine(1518)-N(6)/adenine(1519)-N(6))-dimethyltransferase RsmA, producing the protein MKHVARKRFGQNFLTDDQVLYNIIDAIGPRKGDTMVEIGPGLAAMTSLLLKELDHMHVVELDRDLVARLEKAWPRERLTIHSGDALKFDFGSIPVPEGKKLRVVGNLPYNISSPLLFHLAEYAHLIEDQHFMLQKEVVERMVAEPGTKAYSRLSVMLQWRYDMAMLFVVPPTAFDPPPQVESAIVRMAPTKRQLPADAATLEAVVAKAFSQRRKVIKNCVAGMFTEQQLVDAGIDPGARPEAVGLEQYVALSNILKPVS; encoded by the coding sequence ATGAAACACGTAGCCCGCAAGCGCTTCGGCCAGAACTTCCTGACCGACGACCAAGTCCTCTATAACATCATCGACGCGATCGGTCCCCGCAAAGGCGACACCATGGTCGAGATCGGCCCCGGCCTGGCGGCGATGACCTCGCTGCTGCTGAAGGAACTCGACCACATGCACGTGGTCGAACTGGACCGCGACCTGGTGGCGCGCCTGGAAAAAGCCTGGCCGCGCGAACGCCTGACGATCCACTCCGGCGACGCCCTGAAATTCGATTTTGGATCGATCCCGGTCCCGGAAGGAAAGAAGCTGCGCGTGGTCGGCAACCTGCCGTACAACATCTCGAGCCCGCTGCTGTTCCACCTGGCCGAGTATGCCCACCTGATCGAGGACCAGCACTTCATGCTGCAGAAGGAAGTGGTGGAGCGCATGGTGGCCGAGCCCGGCACCAAGGCCTACAGCCGCCTGTCCGTGATGCTGCAATGGCGTTACGACATGGCGATGCTGTTCGTGGTGCCGCCCACCGCCTTCGATCCGCCGCCGCAGGTGGAGTCGGCGATCGTGCGCATGGCGCCGACCAAGCGGCAACTGCCGGCCGATGCCGCCACGCTCGAAGCGGTGGTGGCCAAGGCCTTTTCGCAACGGCGCAAGGTCATCAAGAACTGCGTGGCCGGCATGTTCACCGAGCAGCAGCTGGTCGATGCCGGCATCGATCCGGGCGCGCGCCCGGAAGCGGTCGGGCTGGAGCAGTACGTGGCCCTGTCCAACATCCTCAAGCCGGTTTCATAA
- the pdxA gene encoding 4-hydroxythreonine-4-phosphate dehydrogenase PdxA, with product MTSPGPRPTLAVTVGEPAGIGPEIAIRAAWALREQVRCVLVGDAAFLSLTASLIDPAIRLSALSTMAVRHSGVPHFGPTTIPVIDVPLDAHVVPGQLDANNGRAVLATLDLAVEGVQAGWFDAIVTAPLQKSTINDAGIAFSGHTEYLAEKTGTPKVVMMLAGSPGKDQAYLRVALATTHLPLKDVPAALTRETLDQVLDILHADLRGKFGIAAPRILVTGLNPHAGENGYLGREEIDVITPALEAARARGIDARGPYPADTLFQPKYLQDADAVLAMYHDQGLPVLKHATFGRGVNITLGLPLIRTSVDHGTALDLAAQGLGLADCGSMEEAIRVALSMVRAQATH from the coding sequence ATGACGAGCCCGGGCCCACGTCCCACGCTGGCGGTCACGGTCGGCGAGCCGGCCGGGATCGGTCCGGAAATCGCGATCCGCGCCGCCTGGGCCCTGCGCGAGCAGGTGCGCTGCGTGCTGGTCGGCGATGCCGCCTTCCTTTCGCTGACGGCCAGCCTGATCGATCCGGCCATCCGTCTGTCGGCGCTGTCCACGATGGCGGTGCGGCATAGCGGGGTGCCGCATTTCGGGCCGACGACGATCCCGGTGATCGACGTGCCGCTCGACGCCCACGTGGTGCCGGGCCAGCTCGACGCGAATAACGGGCGCGCGGTGCTGGCCACGCTCGACCTGGCCGTCGAGGGCGTGCAGGCGGGCTGGTTCGACGCGATCGTCACCGCGCCGCTGCAGAAGAGCACCATCAACGACGCCGGCATCGCCTTTTCCGGCCATACAGAATACCTGGCCGAGAAGACCGGCACGCCGAAGGTGGTGATGATGCTGGCCGGCTCGCCGGGTAAGGATCAAGCCTACCTGCGGGTGGCGCTGGCCACCACCCACCTTCCCTTGAAAGACGTGCCGGCCGCGCTCACGCGCGAGACCCTGGACCAGGTGCTGGACATCCTGCACGCCGATTTGCGCGGCAAGTTCGGCATCGCTGCGCCACGGATCCTGGTCACCGGCCTGAATCCGCACGCCGGCGAGAACGGCTACCTGGGGCGCGAGGAGATCGACGTGATCACGCCGGCGCTGGAGGCCGCGCGCGCACGCGGCATCGACGCCCGCGGCCCGTATCCGGCCGATACCCTGTTCCAGCCGAAGTACCTGCAGGATGCCGACGCGGTGCTGGCCATGTACCACGACCAGGGCCTGCCGGTGCTCAAGCACGCCACCTTCGGGCGCGGCGTCAACATCACGCTGGGCCTGCCACTGATCCGCACTTCGGTCGACCACGGCACGGCGCTGGACCTGGCCGCCCAGGGCCTGGGCCTCGCCGATTGCGGCAGCATGGAGGAGGCGATCCGCGTCGCCCTGTCCATGGTGCGCGCCCAAGCAACACACTAA
- a CDS encoding peptidylprolyl isomerase, translating to MRTTRLHQVKLAAVLLCAIAAGDVLAQAAKPAAPAAAPAAAKPSTGFLPPAASSAKVIDSVYVIVNDEVITRREVDNRVAEITARLRAQNAQLPDPEDLRRQVVEAMIAERAQLQLGKEYGIRVSDLELDRAIGRIAESQKMSVQEMRNQMEKEGMTFAQFREQIRNEIVMQRLIDHEVDAKIQVSDAEIDTYLAAEKAAAADRVEMDIAQILVRIPENASPEQIAARKARAEEVARQLRTGADFAKMAATYSDAPDALQGGAIGWRDPDRLPQTFASELRKLKPGQVTPVLRTNFGFLILKLANERKPEAQQQQQEQAAVQQTHARHIMLKLSPTQTEEEDRKKLLDFKAKIESKQATFEDLARQNSQDSFASKGGDMGWIESGDVPAEFESAMKSLQPGQISDPVKTPFGMHIIQVVERKSQDTSKDKERATARQVLTERKRQEALEDWTRQIRDRAYVEFREDK from the coding sequence ATGCGTACTACCCGTTTGCATCAAGTCAAGCTGGCCGCAGTGCTGCTGTGCGCCATCGCAGCCGGTGATGTTCTGGCCCAGGCTGCAAAGCCGGCCGCCCCCGCCGCAGCGCCCGCCGCGGCGAAGCCGAGCACGGGCTTTCTGCCGCCGGCGGCGAGCAGCGCCAAGGTCATCGATTCCGTGTATGTCATCGTCAACGATGAAGTCATCACCCGGCGCGAAGTCGACAACCGCGTGGCCGAGATTACCGCGCGCCTGCGCGCCCAGAATGCGCAATTGCCCGATCCGGAAGACCTGCGCCGCCAGGTGGTCGAGGCCATGATCGCCGAACGCGCCCAGCTCCAGCTCGGCAAGGAATACGGCATCCGCGTCTCGGATCTCGAGCTCGACCGCGCCATCGGCCGCATCGCCGAATCCCAGAAGATGAGCGTGCAGGAGATGCGCAACCAGATGGAGAAGGAGGGCATGACCTTCGCCCAGTTCCGCGAGCAGATCCGCAACGAGATCGTCATGCAGCGCCTGATCGACCACGAAGTCGACGCCAAGATCCAGGTGTCGGACGCGGAGATCGACACCTACCTGGCCGCCGAGAAGGCCGCCGCCGCCGACCGCGTCGAGATGGACATCGCGCAGATCCTGGTGCGCATCCCGGAAAACGCTTCGCCCGAGCAGATCGCCGCGCGCAAGGCGCGCGCCGAAGAAGTCGCGCGCCAGCTGCGCACCGGCGCCGATTTCGCCAAGATGGCCGCCACCTATTCGGACGCCCCGGATGCCCTGCAGGGCGGCGCGATCGGCTGGCGCGATCCGGACCGCCTGCCGCAGACCTTCGCCAGCGAGCTGCGCAAGCTGAAGCCGGGCCAGGTCACGCCGGTGCTGCGCACCAACTTCGGCTTCCTGATCCTGAAACTGGCCAACGAGCGCAAGCCGGAAGCCCAGCAACAGCAGCAGGAGCAGGCCGCGGTGCAGCAGACCCACGCCCGCCACATCATGCTGAAGCTGAGCCCGACCCAGACCGAGGAAGAAGACCGCAAGAAGCTGCTCGACTTCAAGGCCAAGATCGAGAGCAAGCAGGCCACCTTCGAAGACCTGGCGCGCCAGAATTCGCAGGACAGCTTCGCCTCGAAGGGCGGCGACATGGGCTGGATCGAAAGCGGCGACGTCCCGGCCGAATTCGAGAGCGCGATGAAGTCGCTGCAGCCGGGCCAGATCTCGGACCCGGTCAAGACCCCGTTCGGCATGCACATCATCCAGGTGGTCGAGCGCAAGAGCCAGGACACCTCGAAGGACAAGGAGCGCGCGACGGCCCGCCAGGTGCTGACCGAACGCAAGCGCCAGGAAGCGCTGGAAGACTGGACCCGCCAGATCCGCGACCGCGCCTACGTCGAGTTCCGAGAGGACAAGTAA
- a CDS encoding LPS-assembly protein LptD — translation MSWITALPFPPRRAAALSALVAVATGPLYAQTAPAASRGDDDQPTTMRAEEFTGRPDRELNMYRNVEVTRGATGITADTACFRQVEDEVTAQGHISMWRFGDRYKGDALQLNLETGKGWVLNPTYHLQTNNAQGKAARIDFLGENQAVVVDGTYSTCEGPDPDWYLKSSTLNLDSGRDVGTAGKTIIYFKDVPILGTPALSFSLSGARRSGWLPPSIGTGSKGAAEIMVPYYVNIAPNRDLTLYPRYIFNRGLQMGATGRYLGETSRGPYSGETHIEMLPNDRVAHRDRWWVDTLHNQVLAPGWSFGWNAHAASDDEYPSDFSRTVAASAERQLLRELRTDYSGHYWSLNVRAQSYQVLQDPASRDPNNPNAAALTVPRPYDRLPQINFHAGRFDVLGGFDWSADAELVRFSHPDGTLVQGNRANLVTQVSYPVVRPGWFVTPKLTLHATQYALENNVDPATKDPRNNISRVLPTASLDTGLIFERPTSLFGEGSTQTMEPRLFYVRTPFRDQSAVPNFDTAVAGFNYAQLFTENRFVGADKVSDANQLTAAVVSRFIESSGVERLRMVVGSRYYFSDPRVRLNNAETLNVTRSDALLAASGRISESWSFDSGVQYDAQSRSLYSQNYGVQWNPAPMKVLNLEYRFQRDTLGVASGFRNVDMSGQWPLSRRWYGVGRVSYSTRDRKLLESLIGLEYKADCWVFRLGAQRFVTALQTTSTPIFFQLELNGLSRLGFGNPLESFNKSIPGYTRLNTNIGRP, via the coding sequence ATGAGCTGGATTACGGCCCTCCCATTCCCGCCGCGGCGCGCCGCTGCCTTGTCCGCCCTTGTCGCCGTGGCCACGGGACCGCTGTATGCGCAGACTGCGCCGGCGGCTTCGCGCGGCGACGACGACCAGCCGACGACCATGCGCGCCGAGGAGTTCACCGGTCGTCCCGACCGCGAGCTGAACATGTATCGCAACGTCGAAGTCACGCGCGGCGCCACCGGCATCACCGCGGACACCGCCTGCTTCCGGCAGGTGGAAGACGAGGTGACAGCCCAGGGCCACATCTCGATGTGGCGCTTCGGCGACCGCTACAAGGGCGACGCGCTGCAGCTGAACCTGGAAACCGGCAAGGGCTGGGTGCTGAACCCGACCTACCATTTACAGACGAATAACGCCCAGGGCAAGGCTGCACGCATCGATTTCCTGGGGGAAAACCAGGCCGTGGTGGTCGACGGCACCTACAGCACCTGCGAGGGCCCGGATCCGGACTGGTACCTGAAGTCCAGCACCCTGAACCTGGACAGCGGCCGCGACGTCGGCACCGCCGGCAAGACCATCATTTATTTCAAGGACGTGCCCATCCTCGGCACCCCGGCGCTGTCGTTCTCGCTGTCCGGCGCGCGCCGCTCGGGCTGGCTGCCTCCCTCGATCGGCACCGGCTCCAAGGGCGCGGCCGAGATCATGGTGCCGTACTACGTCAACATCGCGCCGAACCGCGACCTGACGCTGTACCCGCGCTATATCTTCAACCGCGGCCTGCAGATGGGCGCCACCGGACGCTACCTGGGCGAGACCTCGCGCGGCCCGTACAGCGGCGAGACCCACATCGAGATGCTGCCGAACGACCGCGTCGCGCACCGCGACCGCTGGTGGGTCGACACCCTGCACAACCAGGTGCTGGCGCCGGGCTGGTCCTTCGGCTGGAACGCGCACGCCGCGTCCGACGACGAATACCCGTCCGACTTTTCGCGCACGGTGGCCGCCAGCGCCGAGCGCCAGCTGCTGCGCGAGCTGCGCACCGATTACTCGGGCCATTACTGGAGCCTGAACGTGCGCGCCCAGAGCTACCAGGTGCTGCAGGATCCGGCCTCGCGCGACCCGAACAATCCGAACGCGGCGGCGCTGACGGTGCCGCGTCCGTATGACCGCCTGCCGCAGATTAATTTCCATGCCGGCCGCTTCGATGTGCTGGGCGGCTTCGACTGGTCGGCGGACGCCGAACTGGTGCGCTTCTCGCATCCGGACGGCACCCTGGTGCAGGGCAACCGCGCCAACCTGGTGACCCAGGTCAGCTATCCCGTGGTGCGCCCGGGCTGGTTCGTCACGCCCAAGCTGACCCTGCACGCGACCCAGTACGCCCTCGAGAACAATGTCGATCCGGCCACCAAGGACCCGCGCAACAATATTTCGCGCGTGCTGCCGACGGCCTCGCTGGACACCGGCCTGATCTTCGAGCGCCCGACCTCGCTGTTCGGCGAAGGCTCGACCCAGACCATGGAGCCGCGCCTGTTCTACGTGCGCACGCCATTCCGGGACCAGAGCGCGGTGCCGAACTTCGACACCGCGGTGGCCGGTTTCAACTACGCCCAGCTGTTCACGGAAAACCGCTTCGTCGGCGCCGACAAGGTCTCGGACGCCAACCAGCTGACGGCGGCGGTGGTGTCGCGCTTCATCGAGTCGAGCGGGGTGGAGCGCCTGCGCATGGTGGTGGGCAGCCGCTACTACTTCAGCGACCCGCGCGTGCGCCTGAACAATGCAGAGACCCTGAACGTGACCCGCTCGGACGCCCTGCTGGCCGCCTCCGGCCGCATTTCCGAGTCCTGGAGCTTCGACAGCGGCGTACAATACGATGCGCAGAGCCGCAGCCTGTACAGCCAGAACTATGGTGTGCAATGGAATCCGGCGCCGATGAAGGTGCTGAACCTCGAGTACCGTTTCCAGCGTGACACCCTGGGCGTTGCCAGCGGTTTCCGGAACGTCGACATGTCGGGCCAGTGGCCGCTGTCGCGGCGCTGGTATGGCGTGGGACGGGTCAGCTACTCGACGCGCGACCGCAAGCTGCTCGAGAGCCTCATCGGGCTCGAGTACAAGGCGGACTGCTGGGTGTTCCGGCTGGGCGCGCAGCGCTTCGTGACCGCGCTGCAGACGACCTCGACGCCGATCTTCTTCCAGCTCGAGCTCAATGGCCTGTCGCGCCTTGGCTTCGGCAATCCGCTGGAATCCTTTAACAAGAGCATCCCGGGCTACACCCGGCTGAATACCAACATCGGCCGCCCTTGA